A genomic window from Arthrobacter globiformis includes:
- a CDS encoding amino acid permease has protein sequence MSNNPNDEVAQYDADGGHAHATENLLHAEDKGYHKSLKPRQIQMIAIGGAIGTGLFLGAGGRLNAAGPSLVIAYAVCGFFAFLILRALGELVLHRPSSGSFVSYAREFFGEKAAFVSGWFYWINWATTTIVDITAAALYMNFFGNYIPWMADVPQWVWALTALIVVLGLNLVSVKVFGEMEFWFAIIKVAALVAFLLIGTYFVIFGTPVPGQETGFSLITDNGGIFPNGLLPMIILMQGVLFAYASIELVGTAAGETENPEKIMPKAINSVVFRIAVFYVGSVILLALLLPFTSYQKGVSPFVTFFGSIGIQGVDVIMNLVVLTAALSSLNAGLYSTGRILRSMSVAGSAPKFAQRMNKAGVPYGGIAITAGVSLLGVPLNYLVPSQAFEIVLNIASVGIIVTWATIVLCQIQLKRWADKGWLKRPSFRMFGAPYTGYLSLLFLVGVLVMVFIDSPLTLLVTLIAIALMVAGWYACRKRIHEIAEAREGFTGLSPVIANPTPIK, from the coding sequence ATGTCCAACAACCCCAATGACGAGGTTGCTCAGTACGACGCTGACGGCGGCCATGCGCATGCCACCGAAAATCTTCTTCACGCCGAGGACAAGGGCTACCACAAGAGCCTGAAGCCGCGGCAGATCCAGATGATCGCCATCGGCGGTGCGATCGGCACCGGCCTGTTCCTCGGCGCCGGCGGCCGGCTCAACGCCGCCGGCCCGTCCCTGGTCATCGCCTACGCCGTCTGCGGCTTCTTCGCCTTCCTGATCCTGCGCGCCCTCGGCGAACTGGTCCTGCACCGGCCCTCCTCGGGCTCGTTCGTCTCCTACGCCCGCGAATTCTTCGGCGAAAAGGCAGCCTTCGTCTCCGGCTGGTTCTACTGGATCAACTGGGCCACCACCACCATCGTGGACATCACCGCCGCCGCCCTCTACATGAACTTCTTCGGCAACTACATCCCCTGGATGGCCGACGTCCCCCAGTGGGTCTGGGCCCTGACCGCCCTCATCGTCGTCCTGGGCCTGAACCTCGTCTCGGTCAAGGTCTTCGGCGAAATGGAATTCTGGTTCGCCATCATCAAAGTCGCCGCCCTCGTCGCGTTCCTGCTGATCGGCACCTACTTCGTCATCTTCGGCACCCCGGTCCCCGGCCAGGAAACCGGCTTCAGCCTGATCACCGACAACGGCGGCATCTTCCCCAACGGCCTGCTGCCCATGATCATCCTCATGCAGGGCGTCCTGTTCGCCTACGCCTCCATCGAACTCGTCGGCACCGCCGCCGGCGAAACCGAAAACCCGGAAAAGATCATGCCCAAGGCCATCAACTCCGTGGTCTTCCGCATCGCCGTGTTCTACGTCGGCTCCGTCATCCTGCTCGCCCTGCTCCTGCCCTTCACCTCCTACCAGAAGGGCGTCAGCCCCTTCGTGACGTTCTTCGGCTCCATCGGCATCCAGGGCGTGGACGTCATCATGAACCTCGTCGTCCTCACCGCCGCCCTGTCCTCCCTCAACGCCGGCCTCTACTCCACCGGCCGGATCCTGCGCTCCATGTCCGTCGCCGGCTCCGCCCCCAAGTTCGCCCAGCGCATGAACAAGGCCGGCGTCCCCTACGGCGGCATCGCCATCACCGCCGGCGTCTCCCTGCTCGGCGTCCCGCTGAACTACCTCGTCCCGTCCCAGGCATTCGAGATCGTCCTGAACATCGCCTCCGTCGGCATCATCGTCACCTGGGCCACCATCGTCCTGTGCCAGATCCAGCTCAAGCGCTGGGCCGACAAGGGCTGGCTCAAACGACCCTCGTTCCGGATGTTCGGCGCACCCTACACCGGCTACCTCTCCCTGCTGTTCCTGGTCGGCGTGCTGGTCATGGTCTTCATCGACTCACCCCTGACCCTTCTGGTCACCCTCATCGCCATCGCCCTCATGGTCGCCGGCTGGTACGCCTGCCGCAAACGCATCCACGAAATCGCCGAAGCCCGCGAAGGCTTCACCGGCCTGTCCCCCGTCATCGCCAACCCGACCCCCATCAAATAA
- a CDS encoding thiamine pyrophosphate-dependent enzyme produces MTTESQSTLTATDNRPDLDRAQGQEFRQTGPESVPAGPRPVLKSAGHVIVDSLAAHGVERTYVVPGESFLDVLDGLHSSDIETIVCRHEGGAAYMAEADGKMNQRPGVAMVTRGPGAANAHVGLHTAWQDSTPMLLFVGLIPFAHRDREAFQEFDIKAWFDTGAKRVMVLDHAERASEIVAEAMFAAMSGRPGPVVVGLPEDILRDLIDPTLHPAIPVAGGGMSSNDVEALKAALASSNKPLFVTGGNDWTQSAADQLTAWLERHQIPAAAEWRTQGTVSFDSPSYVGPIGYGRPRPTYDLLEETDLLVFVGTVPGDVITDGFVCRQDWSKKNFLVTIDPALRGRSGPVSRQILAKPEAFVRDLAGIDLQVKEEWKAWTGRMRAEQESFAALPSSIPVPGPARMDTLMAHLVPKLPEDALVTFGAGEHTNWAHRYFPTRRYASMISARNGSMGYSIPSAVAASLAEPRRRVVTVAGDGEFLMNGQELATAAQYGATPLVIVVDNQEYGTIRTHQERHYPERVSGTQLKNPHFGMMATAFGGFGITVTEDKDIPAALDAALAAIEEDGVFALIHLVVEQRVKAYQATA; encoded by the coding sequence ATGACAACAGAGTCTCAGTCCACCCTGACCGCCACCGACAACCGCCCCGATCTTGACCGAGCCCAAGGACAGGAGTTCCGCCAGACTGGCCCCGAGAGCGTGCCTGCAGGACCGCGCCCGGTCCTGAAATCCGCCGGGCATGTGATCGTTGATTCGCTCGCGGCCCATGGCGTGGAGCGCACCTATGTGGTTCCCGGTGAAAGCTTCCTTGACGTCCTGGACGGCCTGCACAGCTCCGATATTGAAACCATCGTGTGCCGGCACGAGGGCGGGGCGGCGTACATGGCAGAGGCTGACGGCAAAATGAACCAGCGACCCGGGGTGGCGATGGTCACCCGGGGCCCAGGTGCAGCCAACGCGCACGTGGGGCTGCACACGGCCTGGCAGGACTCGACGCCGATGCTGCTGTTCGTGGGTCTGATTCCGTTCGCGCACCGGGACCGCGAGGCGTTCCAGGAGTTCGACATCAAAGCATGGTTCGATACCGGCGCCAAACGCGTCATGGTCCTTGACCACGCGGAGCGGGCATCCGAAATTGTGGCTGAGGCCATGTTTGCCGCTATGAGCGGGCGGCCGGGGCCAGTGGTGGTGGGCCTGCCGGAGGACATCCTCCGGGACCTGATTGATCCGACGCTGCACCCGGCCATCCCGGTGGCGGGCGGCGGCATGAGCAGCAACGACGTCGAGGCACTGAAGGCTGCACTGGCTTCGTCCAACAAGCCGCTGTTCGTGACGGGCGGCAACGACTGGACCCAGTCCGCAGCTGATCAGCTGACCGCCTGGCTGGAGCGGCACCAGATTCCCGCCGCCGCTGAATGGCGCACCCAGGGAACAGTCTCCTTTGACTCCCCGTCCTATGTGGGCCCCATCGGGTATGGCCGCCCGCGCCCCACCTACGACCTGCTGGAGGAAACCGACCTTCTCGTCTTTGTGGGCACTGTCCCGGGAGACGTGATTACGGACGGATTCGTCTGCCGGCAGGACTGGAGCAAGAAGAACTTCCTGGTCACCATCGACCCCGCACTGCGCGGCCGTTCGGGCCCCGTCTCGCGGCAGATCCTGGCGAAACCCGAGGCCTTCGTCCGCGACCTCGCCGGCATCGATCTGCAGGTGAAGGAGGAGTGGAAGGCGTGGACAGGCCGGATGAGGGCGGAGCAGGAGTCGTTCGCCGCGCTTCCCTCGTCCATCCCCGTCCCCGGGCCGGCCAGGATGGACACCCTGATGGCACACCTGGTCCCCAAGCTGCCGGAGGATGCCCTGGTGACGTTCGGGGCGGGCGAGCACACTAACTGGGCGCACCGGTACTTCCCCACCCGCCGGTACGCCTCAATGATCAGCGCCCGGAACGGCTCCATGGGCTATTCCATCCCTTCGGCCGTCGCGGCGTCACTTGCTGAACCGCGGCGCCGCGTGGTCACTGTTGCCGGCGACGGCGAGTTCCTTATGAACGGCCAGGAACTCGCCACAGCCGCCCAGTACGGTGCCACGCCGCTGGTCATCGTCGTGGACAACCAGGAGTACGGCACCATCCGCACCCACCAGGAGCGGCACTATCCCGAACGCGTGTCCGGCACCCAGCTGAAGAATCCGCACTTCGGCATGATGGCCACCGCCTTTGGTGGCTTCGGCATTACAGTTACCGAGGACAAGGACATTCCGGCCGCCTTGGATGCGGCGTTGGCCGCCATCGAGGAGGACGGTGTCTTCGCCCTCATCCACCTCGTGGTGGAACAGCGGGTCAAGGCCTACCAGGCCACCGCCTGA
- a CDS encoding glycoside hydrolase family 16 protein: MDGALAATVVPNVQAAVLRNWGPVVAGDEFNYLGAPNPLKWKVYDSVGHNGNGIRSPKALKVIYGAAFITGDANGTTGGMSARFAQQKYGRWETRMRTTVRDVEYHPVVLLWPNDNNSPNCAEVDYAEALGNVNVIKFSLHYACTRSNYQTRAAKAIDLTQWHNYAVEWTRTGITGYIDGVPWYIDTNPSHLPTVGMHQTLQLDWFPDGTVTNQTQMIVDWVRVYR, from the coding sequence ATGGACGGGGCACTCGCAGCGACTGTCGTGCCGAACGTGCAGGCCGCAGTCCTGCGCAACTGGGGTCCGGTGGTGGCCGGAGACGAGTTCAACTATCTGGGAGCGCCCAACCCGCTGAAGTGGAAGGTGTATGACAGCGTGGGCCATAACGGCAACGGGATCCGCAGCCCGAAGGCGCTGAAGGTTATTTACGGGGCGGCCTTCATCACCGGCGACGCCAATGGCACCACCGGCGGGATGTCCGCCAGGTTCGCCCAGCAGAAGTACGGCCGCTGGGAAACCAGGATGAGAACCACTGTGCGGGATGTGGAGTACCACCCGGTGGTGCTGCTGTGGCCCAATGACAACAACTCGCCGAACTGCGCCGAGGTTGACTATGCGGAGGCGCTGGGCAACGTCAACGTGATCAAGTTCAGCCTGCATTACGCCTGCACGCGGTCCAACTATCAGACGCGGGCGGCTAAGGCCATCGACCTTACCCAGTGGCACAACTACGCCGTTGAGTGGACCCGGACCGGAATCACCGGCTATATCGACGGCGTCCCGTGGTACATCGATACGAATCCGTCCCACCTGCCGACCGTGGGCATGCATCAGACGCTCCAGCTCGACTGGTTCCCGGACGGAACCGTCACCAATCAGACCCAGATGATCGTCGACTGGGTGCGCGTCTACCGGTAG
- a CDS encoding VOC family protein: MQKIRPCLWFDNQAEEAAEYYVSVFDNASITSVSRFGEGGPGPAGQAVAVEFEIEGQAFQALNGGPAFSFSEAVSFVVGCGSQEEVDRYWNSLTDGGSESQCGWLKDRYGVSWQIVPKVLSQLINGPDPAGAQRAVQAMLGMQKLEIAELRRAYDGG, from the coding sequence GTGCAGAAAATAAGACCCTGCCTGTGGTTCGATAACCAGGCGGAGGAAGCGGCCGAATACTACGTGTCCGTCTTCGACAATGCCTCGATCACCAGCGTCTCACGCTTCGGTGAGGGCGGCCCCGGCCCGGCGGGCCAGGCCGTCGCCGTCGAATTTGAAATCGAGGGCCAGGCTTTCCAGGCCTTGAACGGGGGACCGGCGTTCTCCTTCAGTGAGGCGGTGTCCTTCGTGGTGGGCTGCGGCTCGCAGGAAGAGGTTGACCGCTACTGGAACTCCCTCACGGACGGCGGCAGTGAAAGCCAGTGCGGCTGGCTCAAGGACAGGTACGGTGTTTCGTGGCAGATAGTGCCGAAAGTTCTCAGCCAGCTGATCAACGGGCCTGACCCGGCCGGCGCCCAGCGTGCCGTCCAGGCCATGCTGGGAATGCAGAAGCTGGAGATCGCCGAACTCCGGCGGGCTTACGACGGCGGGTAG
- a CDS encoding VOC family protein has protein sequence MKLIQIAQHAEDLDRAAEFYSALLGTAPAAVFEPPGLLFFDLDGVRLLLERGAPSSVVYLEVPDVRSRVAELEAAGVEVVGAPHVIFHHDDARLGPAGTDEWMAFIRDSEGNTVGLVSHTSDGGTPA, from the coding sequence GTGAAGCTCATCCAGATTGCCCAGCATGCCGAGGACCTTGACCGGGCGGCGGAGTTCTACTCCGCCCTGCTGGGCACCGCTCCGGCGGCGGTCTTCGAGCCGCCGGGACTGCTGTTCTTCGATCTCGACGGCGTCCGGCTCCTGCTGGAGCGGGGAGCGCCGTCGTCGGTGGTCTACCTTGAGGTCCCGGACGTGCGGTCACGCGTAGCGGAACTGGAGGCCGCGGGAGTGGAGGTGGTCGGCGCGCCGCACGTGATTTTCCATCACGATGATGCGCGGCTCGGCCCGGCGGGTACAGATGAATGGATGGCGTTCATCAGGGACAGTGAAGGAAACACCGTCGGTCTGGTGAGCCACACGTCCGACGGCGGTACGCCCGCGTAA
- a CDS encoding DUF3054 domain-containing protein: MPSTTDRSGTRAVPALTAAAAAADFILILTFAAIGRDAHARGESVTGILATAWPFLAGAAVAWLLLRVWRRPLALWPAGVAVWLGSVAIGMALRALTGQTVVLPFVIVALLSLAVFLLGYRLIVAVVLRLRGRRRA, encoded by the coding sequence ATGCCTTCCACGACAGACCGTTCCGGAACACGGGCGGTTCCGGCCCTGACGGCCGCCGCAGCTGCGGCCGATTTCATCCTCATCCTGACCTTCGCCGCCATCGGCCGCGATGCCCATGCGCGGGGTGAATCAGTGACGGGAATCCTGGCCACGGCCTGGCCATTCCTGGCCGGCGCAGCCGTCGCCTGGCTGCTGCTGCGGGTCTGGCGGCGGCCCCTGGCGCTGTGGCCGGCCGGGGTGGCTGTCTGGCTCGGCAGTGTGGCCATCGGAATGGCGCTGCGCGCGCTCACGGGACAAACCGTGGTGCTGCCGTTTGTGATCGTGGCCCTGCTGAGCCTAGCGGTTTTCCTCCTCGGCTACCGCCTCATCGTCGCCGTAGTCCTCCGCCTGCGCGGACGCCGCCGCGCCTGA
- a CDS encoding Lrp/AsnC family transcriptional regulator, whose product MITAFVLIKTDASRIPETAEEISAMEGISEVYSVTGEWDLIAVARVAQHEDLADVIADKLSKVPAVVHTTTHIAFRAYSQHDLDAAFALGFEE is encoded by the coding sequence GTGATCACCGCATTCGTCCTGATCAAGACAGACGCCTCGCGCATTCCCGAGACGGCCGAGGAAATATCCGCCATGGAGGGCATCAGCGAGGTCTACTCCGTGACAGGGGAATGGGACCTGATCGCCGTTGCACGCGTGGCCCAGCACGAAGACCTCGCAGATGTCATCGCCGACAAGCTGTCCAAGGTGCCCGCCGTCGTGCACACCACCACCCATATTGCCTTCCGTGCCTACTCGCAGCACGACCTCGATGCCGCCTTCGCGCTGGGGTTCGAGGAATAG
- the trpD gene encoding anthranilate phosphoribosyltransferase, producing the protein MTSQVSAPAAGNTWPRLISALLNGEHLSADSTSWAMDTIMSGAATPVQIAGFLVALRAKGETVEEIAGLVDAMVSHANPISISGEKLDIVGTGGDQLNTVNISTMAALVCAGAGAKVVKHGNRAASSSSGSADVLEALGVRLDLPIADVARNAEEAGITFCFAQVFHPSFRHTAVPRRELAIPTAFNFLGPLTNPARVQASAVGVANARMAPLVAGVLARRGSRGLVFRGSDGLDELTTTGPSTVWEIRGGEVTEQTFSPQDLGIRQATVEQLRGGDAQANAAVVRNVLAGETGPVRDAVLLNAAAGLVAYDLQADGPLTDRMKLALDRAAESIGSGAAAAVLEKWVSLSQA; encoded by the coding sequence GTGACTTCACAGGTATCGGCACCGGCGGCAGGCAACACCTGGCCGCGCCTCATCTCGGCACTGTTGAACGGCGAACACCTGAGTGCGGACAGTACGTCCTGGGCCATGGACACCATCATGTCGGGGGCCGCAACGCCCGTCCAGATCGCCGGTTTCCTCGTGGCGTTACGCGCCAAGGGCGAGACCGTGGAGGAGATCGCCGGCCTCGTTGACGCCATGGTGTCCCATGCCAATCCGATCTCCATCTCCGGTGAAAAGCTGGACATCGTGGGCACCGGTGGTGACCAACTCAACACTGTGAACATCTCCACCATGGCGGCGCTGGTCTGTGCCGGCGCGGGCGCAAAGGTGGTTAAGCACGGCAACCGGGCGGCGTCGTCGTCGTCGGGATCGGCGGACGTCCTGGAAGCGCTGGGGGTGCGGCTCGACCTTCCCATAGCGGACGTCGCACGGAACGCCGAGGAAGCTGGCATCACCTTCTGCTTCGCCCAGGTCTTCCACCCGTCCTTCCGGCACACCGCGGTTCCCAGGCGTGAACTCGCGATCCCCACAGCCTTCAACTTCCTGGGCCCCCTCACCAACCCCGCCCGGGTGCAGGCCTCCGCAGTAGGTGTGGCGAATGCCCGCATGGCGCCGCTGGTGGCAGGCGTCCTGGCGCGCCGCGGCAGCCGCGGCCTGGTGTTCCGGGGAAGCGACGGCCTGGACGAACTGACCACCACCGGACCGTCAACAGTATGGGAGATCCGCGGCGGCGAAGTGACCGAACAGACTTTCTCGCCCCAGGACCTGGGGATCCGTCAGGCGACCGTGGAGCAGCTTCGCGGCGGGGACGCACAGGCGAATGCCGCCGTCGTCCGCAATGTCCTGGCCGGAGAAACGGGCCCGGTGAGGGACGCGGTCCTGCTGAACGCCGCGGCGGGCCTGGTGGCGTACGACCTGCAGGCCGACGGTCCGCTCACGGACCGCATGAAGCTTGCCCTGGACCGGGCCGCGGAGTCCATCGGCTCAGGCGCAGCCGCTGCCGTCCTTGAGAAGTGGGTCAGCCTCTCGCAGGCATAA